A single genomic interval of Canis lupus dingo isolate Sandy chromosome 6, ASM325472v2, whole genome shotgun sequence harbors:
- the PDIA2 gene encoding protein disulfide-isomerase A2 has translation MDGQLLLALLLLLLGASGLRGQGPGGPEEEPLEEEKVPEEDGILVLNQRNLGLALRAHRTLLVQFYAPWCGHCKALAPEYSKAAALLAAESAEARLAKVDGPAEAELTKEFAVTEYPTLKFFRDGNRTHPEEYTGPKEADGMAEWLRRRVGPSAMRLADAEGAQALIDSRDVVVIGFFRDRQDEDVATFLALAQDALDMTFGLTDQPKLFEKFGVAKDTIVLFKKFDEGRADFPVDEELGLDQGDLSRFLLTHSMHLVTEFNSQTSPKIFAARILNHLLLFVNQTLAEHRELLEGFGEAAPPFRGQVLFVVVDVGASNAHVLQYFGLKAEEAPALRLINMETTKKYAPVGGGPLTAAAVATFCHAVLSGQVKPYLLSQDVPPDWDRRPVKTLVGKNFEQVAFDETKNVFVKFYAPWCTHCKAMAAAWEALAEKYKDHEDIVIAELDATANELEAFPVHGFPTLKYFPAGPGRKVIEYKSTRDVETFSKFLDNGGELPAEEPTEEPTAPFPDTPANASAEPKEEL, from the exons ATGGACGGCCAGCTCCTGCTTgcgctgctgttgctgctgctgggggCCTCAGGCCTGCGGGGACAGGGGCCGGGGGGGCCCGAGGAGGAGCCCCTCGAGGAGGAGAAGGTCCCTGAGGAGGATGGGATCTTGGTGCTGAACCAGCGCAACCTGGGCCTGGCCCTGCGGGCCCATCGCACCCTGCTGGTGCAGTTCT ATGCCCCCTGGTGTGGGCACTGCAAGGCGCTGGCCCCCGAGTACAGCAAGGCAGCTGCCCTGCTGGCGGCCGAGTCAGCCGAAGCCAGGCTGGCCAAGGTGGATGGGCCCGCGGAGGCGGAGCTGACCAAGGAGTTCGCTGTGACCGAGTACCCCACGCTCAAGTTCTTCCGTGACGGGAACCGCACACACCCAGAGGAGTACACCG GCCCCAAGGAGGCCGACGGCATGGCCGAGTGGCTGAGGCGGCGGGTGGGGCCCAGCGCCATGCGGCTGGCGGACGCGGAGGGAGCTCAGGCGCTGATAGATAGCCGGGACGTAGTGGTCATCGGCTTCTTCCGG GACCGGCAGGACGAGGATGTGGCCACCTTCCTGGCCCTGGCCCAGGATGCTCTGGACATGACCTTCGGGCTTACTGACCAGCCGAAGCTCTTTGAGAAGTTCGGTGTCGCCAAGGACACCATCGTCCTTTTCAAGAAG TTTGACGAGGGGCGGGCAGATTTCCCAGTGGACGAGGAGCTGGGCCTGGACCAGGGGGACCTGTCACGCTTCCTGCTCACGCACAGCATGCACCTGGTCACAGAGTTCAACAGCCAG ACGTCCCCGAAGATCTTTGCGGCCAGGATCCTCAACCACCTGCTGTTGTTCGTGAACCAGACGCTGGCTGAGCACCGGGAGCTGCTGGAGGGCTTTGGGGAGGCGGCTCCCCCGTTCCGAGGACAG GTGCTGTTCGTGGTCGTGGACGTGGGCGCCAGCAATGCCCACGTGCTGCAGTACTTCGGCCTGAAGGCCGAGGAGGCCCCCGCCCTGCGCCTCATCAACATGGAGACCACCAAGAAGTACGCGCCTGTGGGCGGCGGCCCACTCACCGCGGCCGCGGTCGCTACCTTCTGCCACGCGGTGCTCAGCGGCCAGGTCAAG CCCTACCTCCTGAGCCAGGACGTGCCCCCCGACTGGGACAGGCGGCCGGTCAAGACCCTCGTGGGCAAGAATTTCGAGCAGGTGGCTTTCGATGAAACCAAGAACGTGTTTGTCAAGTTCT ACGCCCCGTGGTGCACGCACTGCAAGGCGATGGCCGCAGCCTGGGAGGCCCTGGCCGAGAAGTACAAGGACCACGAGGACATTGTCATCGCCGAGCTGGATGCCACCGCCAACGAGCTGGAGGCCTTCCCCGTCCACGGCTTCCCGACCCTCAAGTACTTCCCGGCGGGCCCGGGGCGGAAG GTGATCGAGTACAAAAGCACTAGGGACGTGGAGACCTTCTCCAAGTTTCTGGACAACGGGGGCGAGCTGCCAGCTGAGGAGCCCACAGAGGAGCCCACGGCCCCCTTCCCG GACACACCAGCCAATGCCAGCGCGGAGCCCAAGGAGGAGCTGTAG
- the ARHGDIG gene encoding rho GDP-dissociation inhibitor 3 isoform X2 has product MLGLDACELGAQLLELLRLALCARVLLTDKEGRQLPPDEALDEAVPEYRAPGRKSLQELQQLDPEDESLAKYKQTLLGPLPPVVDESLPNVQVTRLTLMSEQAPGPITMDLTGELAALQGQVFVLKEGVDYKVKITFKVNREIVSGLKCVHHTYRQGLRVDKAVYMVGSYGPRAQEYEFVTPVEEAPRGALVRGAYVVTSFFTDDDRTDHLSWEWGLHICQDWKS; this is encoded by the exons ATGCTGGGCCTGGACGCGTGCGAGCTGGGGGCGCAGCTGCTGGAGCTGCTCCGGCTGGCGCTGTGCGCCCGAG tCCTCCTGACAGACAAGGAGGGGAGACAGCTGCCCCCGGACGAGGCCCTGGACGAGGCCGTGCCCGAGTACCGGGCCCCGGGGAGGAAGAGCCTGCAGGAGCTCCAGCAGCTGGACCCCGAGGACGAGAGCTTGGCCAAGTACAAGCAGACGCTGCTGGGGCCGCTGCCCCCCGTCGTGG ACGAGAGCCTGCCCAACGTGCAGGTGACCCGGCTGACACTGATGTCCGAGCAGGCTCCGGGGCCCATCACCATGGACCTCACAG GGGAGCTGGCTGCGCTCCAAGGCCAGGTGTTTGTCCTGAAAGAGGGAGTGGACTACAAAGTGAAGATCACCTTCAAG GTCAACAGGGAGATCGTCAGTGGCCTCAAGTGTGTGCACCACACCTACCGCCAGGGCCTGCGTG TGGACAAGGCCGTGTACATGGTGGGCAGCTACGGCCCGCGCGCCCAGGAGTATGAGTTTGTGACGCCGGTGGAGGAGGCACCCCGAGGAGCCCTGGTGCGGGGGGCCTACGTGGTCACGTCCTTCTTCACTGATGACGACAGGACGGACCACCTGTCCTGGGAGTGGGGCCTCCACATCTGCCAGGACTGGAAGAGCTGA
- the LOC118354934 gene encoding uncharacterized protein LOC118354934 → MFWPWGWKVRAPSGSVTVPGASLDDAAPGTTRRERGSKAGGSHPFIRPEGLRARAGLAASAHTAPPRRRSDAAPSWGPAGGPEATARLPAWGSPRTSWGARHPTAALDLHSVSAAIDKRPMRLDRRQVAMPEPLAKTCQEAHSPRHERPEGRFGVSAAGVCWWGLLVLVGEQTRALHPKRGKDGTPQGVCATGRTSHMPALPPHPPQVPGPVRLRGIPAPGQPPMPASALLPGWQGHGVRQKPETWVPSRPGDTLRPLALPNETGTLPPASQSWMAPAARPLGNMTSDRRRGKACRPSPRRSGSLWSHPP, encoded by the coding sequence ATGTTCTGGCCGTGGGGCTGGAAGGTCAGGGCTCCGTCAGGGTCAGTCACAGTTCCAGGTGCCTCACTGGACGACGCAGCTCCTGGGACCACCCGCAGGGAGCGCGGATCCAAGGCAGGAGGGTCTCATCCCTTCATCCGCCCTGAGGGCCTCCGGGCCAGGGCTGGCCTCGCTGCCTCCGCGCACACAGCTCCTCCTCGGCGGCGCTCAGACGCTGCTCCGTCCTGGGGGCCGGCTGGCGGCCCTGAGGCGACTGCTCGTCTGCCAGCCTGGGGGTCCCCGAGGACCTCGTGGGGGGCCCGGCACCCTACTGCTGCCCTGGACCTTCACTCCGTGTCTGCAGCCATCGATAAGAGGCCTATGCGCCTGGACCGACGACAAGTGGCGATGCCAGAGCCTCTGGCCAAAACCTGTCAGGAGGCTCACAGCCCCAGACACGAGAGGCCCGAGGGGCGGTTTGGTGTCTCTGCAGCAGGAGTCTGCTGGTGGGGTCTGCTGGTGCTGGTGGGAGAGCAGACGCGAGCCCTGCACCCCAAGCGTGGCAAGGACGGCACCCCACAAGGGGTCTGTGCGACAGGGAGGACCTCCCACATGCCAGCCCTGCCACCCCATCCGCCTCAGGTCCCGGGCCCTGTCAGGCTGCGTGGCATCCCTGCGCCAGGCCAACCTCCCATGCCAGCCAGCGCTCTGCTTCCAGGCTGGCAGGGTCACGGTGTGAGACAGAAGCCGGAAACGTGGGTGCCTTCAAGACCAGGGGACACACTCAGACCCCTGGCTCTGCCCAATGAGACGGGCACCCTGCCGCCAGCCTCCCAGAGCTGGATGGCCCCCGCAGCGAGGCCCCTGGGAAACATGACCAGTGATCGAAGACGGGGGAAGGCGTGCCGGCCAAGTCCGAGGAGATCAGGGTCACTGTGGAGCCACCCGCCCTGA
- the ARHGDIG gene encoding rho GDP-dissociation inhibitor 3 isoform X1 — translation MRKKRASGWGSPSSTQTLISLSQPEAGAALLPALGPPSAHPKVSLALRPETPSGLHPQDSALVLLTDKEGRQLPPDEALDEAVPEYRAPGRKSLQELQQLDPEDESLAKYKQTLLGPLPPVVDESLPNVQVTRLTLMSEQAPGPITMDLTGELAALQGQVFVLKEGVDYKVKITFKVNREIVSGLKCVHHTYRQGLRVDKAVYMVGSYGPRAQEYEFVTPVEEAPRGALVRGAYVVTSFFTDDDRTDHLSWEWGLHICQDWKS, via the exons ATGCGGAAGAAGAGGGCCTCGGGCTGGGGTTCTCCGTCCTCCACGCAGACCCTCATCTCGCTGTCCCAGCCTGAGGCCGGCGCAGCCCTGCTCCCTGCACTGGGGCCCCCATCTGCCCACCCCAAGGTTTCCCTGGCGTTGAGGCCAGAGACCCCCTCAGGGCTCCACCCCCAGGATTCTGCTTTGG tCCTCCTGACAGACAAGGAGGGGAGACAGCTGCCCCCGGACGAGGCCCTGGACGAGGCCGTGCCCGAGTACCGGGCCCCGGGGAGGAAGAGCCTGCAGGAGCTCCAGCAGCTGGACCCCGAGGACGAGAGCTTGGCCAAGTACAAGCAGACGCTGCTGGGGCCGCTGCCCCCCGTCGTGG ACGAGAGCCTGCCCAACGTGCAGGTGACCCGGCTGACACTGATGTCCGAGCAGGCTCCGGGGCCCATCACCATGGACCTCACAG GGGAGCTGGCTGCGCTCCAAGGCCAGGTGTTTGTCCTGAAAGAGGGAGTGGACTACAAAGTGAAGATCACCTTCAAG GTCAACAGGGAGATCGTCAGTGGCCTCAAGTGTGTGCACCACACCTACCGCCAGGGCCTGCGTG TGGACAAGGCCGTGTACATGGTGGGCAGCTACGGCCCGCGCGCCCAGGAGTATGAGTTTGTGACGCCGGTGGAGGAGGCACCCCGAGGAGCCCTGGTGCGGGGGGCCTACGTGGTCACGTCCTTCTTCACTGATGACGACAGGACGGACCACCTGTCCTGGGAGTGGGGCCTCCACATCTGCCAGGACTGGAAGAGCTGA
- the ARHGDIG gene encoding rho GDP-dissociation inhibitor 3 isoform X3 codes for MALLWGAVLLTDKEGRQLPPDEALDEAVPEYRAPGRKSLQELQQLDPEDESLAKYKQTLLGPLPPVVDESLPNVQVTRLTLMSEQAPGPITMDLTGELAALQGQVFVLKEGVDYKVKITFKVNREIVSGLKCVHHTYRQGLRVDKAVYMVGSYGPRAQEYEFVTPVEEAPRGALVRGAYVVTSFFTDDDRTDHLSWEWGLHICQDWKS; via the exons ATGGCCCTCCTCTGGGGTGCAG tCCTCCTGACAGACAAGGAGGGGAGACAGCTGCCCCCGGACGAGGCCCTGGACGAGGCCGTGCCCGAGTACCGGGCCCCGGGGAGGAAGAGCCTGCAGGAGCTCCAGCAGCTGGACCCCGAGGACGAGAGCTTGGCCAAGTACAAGCAGACGCTGCTGGGGCCGCTGCCCCCCGTCGTGG ACGAGAGCCTGCCCAACGTGCAGGTGACCCGGCTGACACTGATGTCCGAGCAGGCTCCGGGGCCCATCACCATGGACCTCACAG GGGAGCTGGCTGCGCTCCAAGGCCAGGTGTTTGTCCTGAAAGAGGGAGTGGACTACAAAGTGAAGATCACCTTCAAG GTCAACAGGGAGATCGTCAGTGGCCTCAAGTGTGTGCACCACACCTACCGCCAGGGCCTGCGTG TGGACAAGGCCGTGTACATGGTGGGCAGCTACGGCCCGCGCGCCCAGGAGTATGAGTTTGTGACGCCGGTGGAGGAGGCACCCCGAGGAGCCCTGGTGCGGGGGGCCTACGTGGTCACGTCCTTCTTCACTGATGACGACAGGACGGACCACCTGTCCTGGGAGTGGGGCCTCCACATCTGCCAGGACTGGAAGAGCTGA